Proteins from one Antennarius striatus isolate MH-2024 chromosome 12, ASM4005453v1, whole genome shotgun sequence genomic window:
- the LOC137604587 gene encoding MAGUK p55 subfamily member 4-like isoform X5: MSAEPKPNSKNISAGPEYPQTFSICFLFFSSLDSLHKGGKPKYSKGATIRRDEETGEIYIARVIHGGLADRSGLLRPGDLLVEVNGNQVVGLDPEEVIQILINSQGTILFKVIPDAAQSSSSQKSVYMRAMVNYCPLQDSSIPCPDAGMAFSQGDLLEVVDQSDGQWWQARKLPRTTSCAGLIPSASKLKRRQREQWWCQPSQVHTCIRPLTLNQTVDDQTHTQDEHLTTELEDDLVGEDDDVTDGLYLAGFRRSFRLSRRMSYRRTWQPCSSCSPSSSLLSSPYEEVTLYQRHPQEKPRLIILIGASGVGVDDLRTRLIRLNPSTFQGPVPHTTRPIRAGEETGREYHFVTKELFEYMVCNHRFVEFGQFKGHLYGTSSDAMEDVLKRGRLCLIDVDPRSIQSLRTWKLKPYVIFIKAPCVRNLKQTGGRTISNDTVNRTLTDENTMELEEASRLMEAKYKQFFDSILVMDDLQDACMKLCSIIQQAQDQPQWIPVSWRREE, translated from the exons GGGGCGACGATAAGGAGGGACGAGGAGACTGGAGAGATCTACATCGCCAGAGTCATTCATGGAGGACTGGCCGACCGCAGCG GACTCCTCCGACCCGGGGATCTGTTGGTGGAGGTCAATGGAAACCAAGTGGTTGGTCTGGACCCAGAAGAGGTTATCCAGATACTG ATCAACTCTCAGGGTACCATCCTGTTTAAAGTCATACCAGATGCAgctcagagcagcagcagccagaaGTCG GTGTACATGAGGGCAATGGTGAATTACTGCCCCCTGCAGGACTCCTCCATCCCCTGTCCAGATGCAGGAATGGCATTCAGCCAAGGTGACCTGCTGGAGGtggtggaccaatcagacgggCAGTGGTGGCAGGCCAGGAAGTTGCCACGCACCACTTCCTGTGCCGGTCTGATTCCGTCAGCCAGCAAGTTGAAGAG GAGGCAGCGTGAGCAGTGGTGGTGTCAGCCCTCCCAGGTCCACACCTGCATCAGACCCT TGACCCTGAACCAAACCG TGGACGATCAAACCCACACTCAGGATGAACACCTGACAACAG AGCTGGAAGACGACCTTGTTG gtgaagatgatgatgtcaccgatGGACTCTACCTGG CTGGCTTCCGCCGAAGCTTCCGTCTTTCCAGGAGGATGTCCTACAGGAGGACATGGCAGCCCTGCAGCTCAtgctcccccagcagcagcCTGCTGTCCTCCCCCTACGAGGAGGTCACCTTGTACCAGCGCCACCCGCAGGAGAAACCCcgcctcatcatcctcatcg GCGCTTCAGGAGTTGGGGTTGATGACCTGAGGACCAGGCTGATCCGACTGAACCCCTCCACCTTCCAGGGACCGGTACCTC ATACcactcgtccaatcagagcgggGGAGGAGACTGGGAGAGAGTACCACTTTGTCACCAAGGAGCTGTTTGAGTACATGGTGTGTAACCACAG GTTCGTGGAGTTCGGGCAGTTTAAGGGTCACCTATATGGGACTAGCAGCGATGCCATGGAGGACGTCCTCAAACGAGGGCGCCTGTGCCTCATTGACGTTGACCCTCGA AGCATCCAGTCGCTGCGGACCTGGAAACTGAAGCCATACGTGATCTTCATCAAAGCTCCCTGTGTGAGGAACCTGAAGCAGACCGGCGGCCGGACCATCAGCAACGACACCGTCAACAGAACCCTCACG GATGAGAACACcatggagctggaggaggcgtCCCGCCTCATGGAGGCCAAGTACAAGCAGTTCTTCGACAGCATCCTGGTGATGGATGACCTGCAGGATGCCTGCATGAAGCTCTGCTCCATCATCCAACAGGCTCAAGACCAACCGCAGTGGATCCCCGtcagctggaggagggaggagtga